A genomic window from Silene latifolia isolate original U9 population chromosome Y, ASM4854445v1, whole genome shotgun sequence includes:
- the LOC141631407 gene encoding uncharacterized protein LOC141631407: MKAAPGSSKSYADVRRRPLEFEVSDLVFLKVSPMKGVKRFGIKGKLSPKFIGPYPIVERVGEVAYKLKLPASMGKTHDVFHVSQLRKYVSDPAHVIEPEVLEIEPDLTYEERPIRITDRKEKRLRNKVVPLVKVLWRCNRFEEETWETESSMRIKHPHLFD, encoded by the coding sequence ATGAAAGCTGCCCCAGGATCGTCGaagtcttatgccgatgttcgccgtcgaccttTGGAGTTCGAGGTTAGTGATTTGGTTTTCCTGAAGGTGTCTCCAATGAAAGGAGTGAAACGGTTTGGAATTAAaggcaagcttagtcctaagttcataggaccatatccGATCGTTGAGAGAGTTGGCGAAGTGGCTTACAAGCTCAAGCTACCCGCTTCGATGGGTAAGACTCACGACGTGTTCCATGTATCCCAGCTGAGGAAGTACGTTAGTGACCCCGCGCATGTGATCGAACCAGAAGTTTTAGAGATCGAACCAGACCTGACCTATGAGGAGAGACCGATCCGGATAACTGATAGGAAGGAAAAACGCCTTAGGAATAAAGTGGTGCCTTTAGTGAAGGTTCTCTGGCGTTGCAACCGCTTCGAGGAGGAGACTTGGGAGACCGAATCTTCTATGCGCATTAAGCACCCTCACCTCTTCGATTAA